A portion of the Micromonospora vinacea genome contains these proteins:
- a CDS encoding LppU/SCO3897 family protein, which translates to MTSEGPHRPGQEPDEVSPGAGGPAPYGDRPAQPDNGQNAAGPDLGWAPPPPTRPNPSTPAWATQSEQPPAPAWGAAAAPQPNDPAQPAWAAGGGASEPPQQQPGAWPGNDGAPAPAQPDPWAAQQQGWTPAEQSPPTPTWTPNAPAEQPDWVQAQPAARGAAQVPPATAAWPAQEDPANGWGGAAQANPPAADWRGAESPQSDAPQAAGWSGGAQQDQAAGNGGWPASGAAQDDQPVWTPAEQSPPAWGQPAEATEQPAPGWGQAAQPNAARGAAQVPAPTTNWPAQDDPANSGGWAAQQQQAQPAMWNDGSDARQDQPAQPAAWGGAESRPQQPDWVLAQPEQPTERPEQAGWTPAEPSNLPARASASVPTSGGAPNWAASPDNAVQGNSGGAPEVEPWAPGEVWGRAEAEASAQSRGGWEADRGEEAPAYQPGPAPGISPANAVPLPPQEQRVPGASLAAAPPADYAPQAQFAPIPEQPAYAERETPDAAAQYGGHPEDVSVSGAVVPAPRTSPESGAGRAVVPVADAESAAGAAARATASASVPLASRVMPPTDQAIRPTGTATPQPRVYGRPARPEPEAEPEPEAFQGDPGADRQGAPDWQNDAPRQAAPDWQNEGQRQAAPDWQSEGQRQAAPDWQNEGQRQITPDWQNDAQRQAGPGWGGESPADPRFDDRQPAPNAFNEAPSAPPAFPPGVPSFVDAPGNNRPVNGTRPHAGAEPPADQFGGPGSPAAGAASVNGTATFGAPNFGGPGSGEPGFGEPAPGGGFPPSFPPPSHPAPSWGQDAGPTDQGRFDAFKPDADEPKVEAPTPKVRNGRVLAAVLIAAVLILAVPLGLLLLLGKVGKDDAPSFDPAVGTCVKQSGQGGASAADCGEAGAFTIVSKVDAKEKCTDTTQPHVVLPGEGTNRVLCLKPATK; encoded by the coding sequence ATGACGTCCGAGGGCCCGCACCGCCCCGGCCAAGAGCCGGACGAGGTGTCACCGGGCGCCGGCGGACCGGCGCCGTACGGCGACCGCCCGGCGCAGCCGGACAACGGCCAGAACGCCGCCGGCCCCGACCTGGGCTGGGCACCCCCGCCCCCGACGCGGCCCAACCCGTCGACGCCGGCATGGGCGACCCAGTCCGAGCAGCCGCCGGCCCCCGCCTGGGGTGCCGCCGCCGCTCCGCAGCCCAACGACCCGGCGCAGCCCGCCTGGGCCGCGGGCGGTGGCGCGAGCGAGCCGCCGCAGCAGCAGCCCGGCGCGTGGCCCGGCAACGATGGCGCGCCGGCTCCGGCGCAGCCCGACCCCTGGGCCGCTCAGCAGCAGGGCTGGACGCCCGCCGAGCAGAGCCCGCCCACGCCGACCTGGACCCCGAACGCCCCTGCCGAGCAGCCGGACTGGGTGCAGGCCCAGCCGGCCGCGCGGGGCGCCGCGCAGGTTCCCCCGGCCACCGCCGCCTGGCCCGCCCAGGAGGACCCGGCCAACGGCTGGGGCGGCGCGGCGCAGGCCAACCCGCCCGCCGCTGACTGGCGCGGGGCCGAGTCTCCGCAGTCCGACGCACCGCAGGCTGCCGGCTGGTCCGGCGGCGCTCAGCAGGACCAGGCCGCCGGCAACGGCGGCTGGCCCGCCAGCGGCGCCGCCCAGGACGACCAGCCGGTGTGGACGCCGGCGGAGCAGTCGCCGCCGGCCTGGGGCCAGCCCGCCGAAGCAACCGAGCAGCCCGCCCCCGGCTGGGGTCAGGCCGCCCAGCCGAACGCGGCCCGTGGCGCCGCCCAGGTCCCGGCCCCGACGACGAACTGGCCCGCGCAGGACGACCCGGCCAACTCCGGCGGGTGGGCCGCGCAGCAGCAGCAGGCGCAGCCCGCTATGTGGAACGACGGCAGCGACGCGCGGCAGGACCAGCCCGCGCAGCCGGCCGCCTGGGGCGGCGCCGAGAGCCGTCCCCAGCAGCCCGACTGGGTGCTCGCCCAACCCGAGCAGCCGACCGAGCGGCCGGAGCAGGCGGGGTGGACCCCTGCCGAGCCGAGCAACCTCCCCGCCCGGGCCAGCGCCAGCGTGCCCACCAGCGGCGGCGCGCCCAACTGGGCAGCCAGCCCGGACAATGCCGTGCAGGGCAACTCCGGCGGCGCGCCGGAGGTCGAGCCGTGGGCGCCCGGTGAGGTGTGGGGTCGCGCGGAGGCCGAGGCTTCCGCCCAGTCCCGTGGGGGCTGGGAGGCGGACCGGGGCGAAGAGGCACCCGCCTACCAGCCCGGGCCCGCGCCGGGCATCTCCCCGGCCAACGCGGTGCCACTGCCTCCGCAGGAGCAGCGCGTCCCGGGTGCCAGCCTGGCTGCCGCCCCGCCGGCCGACTACGCGCCCCAGGCCCAGTTCGCACCGATCCCCGAGCAGCCCGCCTACGCCGAGCGGGAGACCCCGGACGCCGCCGCCCAGTACGGTGGCCACCCCGAGGACGTCTCAGTGAGTGGCGCTGTGGTGCCCGCCCCGCGTACCTCTCCGGAGTCCGGAGCGGGCCGCGCGGTCGTACCGGTGGCGGACGCCGAATCGGCAGCCGGCGCGGCGGCCCGGGCCACGGCGAGCGCTTCGGTGCCGCTGGCCAGCCGGGTGATGCCCCCGACCGACCAGGCGATCCGTCCGACCGGCACGGCCACCCCGCAACCCCGGGTGTACGGCCGCCCGGCTCGACCGGAGCCGGAGGCCGAGCCGGAGCCGGAGGCGTTCCAGGGCGACCCGGGCGCCGACCGCCAGGGTGCTCCGGACTGGCAGAACGACGCGCCACGGCAGGCCGCACCGGACTGGCAGAACGAGGGCCAGCGGCAGGCCGCACCCGACTGGCAGAGCGAGGGCCAGCGGCAGGCCGCACCCGACTGGCAGAACGAGGGCCAGCGGCAGATCACCCCGGACTGGCAGAACGACGCGCAGCGGCAGGCTGGGCCCGGCTGGGGCGGCGAGTCCCCTGCCGATCCGCGCTTCGACGACCGGCAGCCCGCGCCGAACGCGTTCAACGAGGCCCCGTCGGCACCGCCGGCGTTCCCACCCGGTGTGCCGTCCTTCGTCGACGCCCCGGGCAACAACAGGCCGGTGAACGGCACCCGGCCGCACGCCGGCGCCGAGCCACCGGCGGACCAGTTCGGCGGCCCCGGGTCCCCTGCCGCCGGTGCCGCCAGCGTGAACGGGACGGCGACCTTCGGTGCACCGAACTTCGGTGGCCCGGGCTCCGGCGAGCCGGGCTTCGGCGAGCCGGCGCCGGGCGGCGGCTTCCCGCCGTCGTTCCCGCCACCGTCGCACCCCGCGCCGTCCTGGGGCCAGGACGCCGGCCCGACGGACCAGGGCCGGTTCGACGCGTTCAAGCCGGACGCCGACGAGCCGAAGGTGGAGGCACCGACGCCGAAGGTACGCAACGGCCGGGTGCTGGCCGCGGTGCTGATCGCCGCAGTGCTCATCCTGGCGGTGCCGCTCGGCCTGCTGCTGCTGCTCGGCAAGGTCGGCAAGGATGACGCGCCGTCCTTCGACCCGGCGGTCGGCACCTGCGTGAAGCAGTCCGGGCAGGGCGGCGCCTCAGCGGCGGACTGCGGCGAGGCGGGCGCGTTCACGATCGTCTCGAAGGTCGACGCCAAGGAGAAGTGCACCGACACGACGCAGCCCCACGTGGTGCTGCCGGGTGAGGGCACCAACCGGGTGCTCTGCCTGAAGCCGGCCACGAAGTAG